Part of the Citrus sinensis cultivar Valencia sweet orange chromosome 2, DVS_A1.0, whole genome shotgun sequence genome, GAGACTCAAGTTGAGATGTTGGCAtcttaatcattattattaaagaaaataaaaatgtgcgcaaaaactaaataaaacttaagAGTCAATCCATTACTAGCAAATGCGGCTCAACCAAAAATCCGGAGAGCATCTTCATGTAAGATAcctatattacataaaataaatacaaatatttaaaagtaaacAATAAGAGGTTCGCATTGCTATTCACATGTTCATTGGATatagtttttcaaataaatcttTTGTTCATAGTGAGCTTGGATGATAttgagagtttttattaaaaattataaaattgctttaattggcaagtttttttaaaggcGTGTTacgaaaaaaatgaaatagaattatcaaataagtaaagaatattttagatattttaatgttaacaaaattaaactttgtttccaaaaatttaggatttaaacttttgatagtagaggtaaaataacttatttaatcttcaaaaattctattaaaaaaataaccaaacaacaacaacaaaaaatttgaaaagagtatgtaagattaaataaatacttatgaCCATTAGATAAATCATATCACACAGGTActagaataaatattttaagccttatttgatattatggTTGGACAGGtgtaacaaaattaaagtattttattaaacaacaatgatcataatttgaaaattaagttgaatttatctcataattaaataataaaaaatttatagtattttttatttttgtcaaaattactattcataattatatttaccaTAACcaatcaacttttatttcacaatcttttttttacaataattatgattttaacaTACATTGCCTGGATACTAAGTAGATTCTTAGGtggcatttgttttttatctgaaatcttGATACACCTAAATTCgtttaaattctaaatagaATTGAATGTCtaaatatgaattatatatatattgtctgaatagctaaaaataaatattaagttatttttttttaactaaaaaaatctgaaaactaatatttttatatttataccctcacaaattataaatgttaaacaaataataaacatctcaaataatcatattcaattaaataaaactctttaatattctatattatatatgttaatcaattttattatagtttgtgatgtttttatataaaaaaatattcataaaaaattatgaagataaataatgctaatttaaagaaaataaaaagataaaaaaataataatttaccaCTATATATAATCATAAGTTATATAGAAATGggtaataatgttaattattaagttttattttagattaggataaaaattaatgaattagatagaaatattttagagaatattttttaatgatatcattaagatttttttaaattaagtgaaaagttaaaaaaattaacttagtAACTTAATACTTAATgactgaaatttttattaaataaaataaataaattaatttaataatttaactaattaaaattaaatcaattaaatcattaagtgaaaaaaaaaaaaagccgcCTCTTAGTCAACATCCATCTGCTGAAAATATCTTAAGAAATCAAATTAACCGAACGATAAACGGAGAATTAGAAAGACGGAAGCTTCCAACAAGCCCACGCAAGCAAGACATCGAAATTGTCCTTATCTGCTTATCCAAATCCTAAATGCCCAGGAGACTCACACGTGGCATCGACCAACAGGATAAAGACCCCAGCGGCCCCCAGTTTTCTTAGCTTTTCCCGCTGAAGAAGCAATAAAATCATCTTTGATAGCCggttgatttaaaaaatacatggGCTTTTGGCTTTACTATTATATATGATAGAACAACACTTGATTAACCTCAACCTCTCAAAATATTGAAGCTTGATCACAAGGGTTTAGTTTTCAGTCTAGCAATTGATCTGTGTATATCTGAAAATTGGTGTGTAATTGATTTTGGATGAGCTTGAGGTACACAAGCAGGCTGTGTTACCAAGCGGGAATGAGGTTGATGCAGGTGGTGAGAGACCAAGCATCGAAGGGCGACTCAGCGTTCAAGTCTTTGAAAGATTCAGCTTCAGCttgctcttcttcttcaaagcAGGCAAGGTGTTTCTCCACTGCTGCTGATTCCACTGCTTTCAAGTCTGCCAGAAGCGAGAAGCTTAGGCAGGCAGAGGAGTCTCTTCGCACCGTCATGTACTTGAGCTGTTGGGGTCCCAATTGATGTTTTATTGTTGCTAGCAGCAGCAGCTCGCGCGGCGTCGAAGCATAACAAAGTGATTTTGTAACGCCAGTCCAAGAGAACTTGTAACACGTTTTTGTATGTATAACCCTagttatgtgtgtgtgtgtgtgtgtatgtatacaTGTCATCTTTGCAAATAAAGGAGACTAATTATCATTACTGTTTTATATTTGTGTCGAGCAGTAAGGTTCGCCTCCGGTGCGATTGTAGATTTAAATACGATCGTGTTTGCTATTTGTTAAAGAGGAAAGTTGCTGAAAATCGCAACTAAACACTGCTAGAGTTTTGGCCTTTTGGGCAAAGTTGAATCTCATTCGAGGTCTTTCTCTTACTGAGgatttcaaatttaacacTCTCGTCTGTGTTCAGATCTAAGagtcattttaaataaaaataaatagaaagaaTGAGTTCAAAAAAATGGTTTGCTGCAATTATGCCTTGTGTTTATATTTTGCTGCAACCCTATACTTCAAATCAGAGCTAGATAACAGAAATATTTGGTGagtttgggattgagattttgtattttaaaagtttttattgttgtgaaaaaaaaaataattataaaataaaaaataataatatataataaaataaattttaaataataattttaataaaattattaaaaatataataaattttttattatataaataaaaattatattaataaaatttttaaattataataattagtgtttatcaaatactCACCCAACCCAATTATTAAACTGGGCAACTAGCCCGCCCAAAAGCTCTAACTTGATCTCCAGTCTCCACCACACAAATTCAGCAATTAACCAGAACCGATAAGCTTTTCGTTTTGATGCTCATCTTCTATCTAGTTTCtacttaaatttcaaaaacaaaagaaattaataaataaataacactaGACTGTAACAGAAGTAGTATGACTTCTCTCAGACCCTTTAAGAGCCACCATCAATCACCATTCATCTTCAGCCCCTCCAAGCTTCAGACAGTAACAATAACTCAAACAAGCTTTGGCCAAGTAAACGAGTTGtgtaacaaaagaaaattgacaaaaaGAGGATGTAGTGGAAAAGGAGAAGGAGAGAAGAAGACAGAAAAGCGAAGTTTCTTGTCTCTTGAAGAAGCTGGCTTAGTAGAAGTATCTGGTCTCCGCACTCACGAACGATTTCTATGC contains:
- the LOC102631200 gene encoding uncharacterized protein LOC102631200 — its product is MTSLRPFKSHHQSPFIFSPSKLQTVTITQTSFGQVNELCNKRKLTKRGCSGKGEGEKKTEKRSFLSLEEAGLVEVSGLRTHERFLCRLTISSLNLLRVIAEQEGCSIEELNAGRICDWFLKDKMRREQNSESAVLQWDDSDFQF